A part of Neoarius graeffei isolate fNeoGra1 chromosome 22, fNeoGra1.pri, whole genome shotgun sequence genomic DNA contains:
- the amdhd2 gene encoding N-acetylglucosamine-6-phosphate deacetylase isoform X2 has product MPSNKSVSDAAITQFINCRILRDHRLEREDLWVRDGKILNPEKLFFDEQGFADHKVDCGNNIMAPGFIDVQINGGYGIDFSQATDDITKGVAKVAKRILEHGVTSFCPTLVTSPPDIYHQVIPQLKVKDGGADGAGVLGLHLEGPFISEEKRGAHLPRFIRPFSKGGVADLFETYGQLENVAMVTLAPELPNSRPAICELARRGIAVSLGHSMADLSQAEDAVQNGASFITHLFNAMLPFHHRDPGIVGLLTSDCVPAGRMVYYGMIADGIHTHPAALRIAHRAHPAGLVLVTDAVQAMGLPAGRHTLGQQEIHIQGLHAYVAGTKTLSGSIATMDMCVRHFKQASGCTVEAALEAASLHPAQLLGVSHKKGTLEYGADADFVILDDSLTVQETYIAGELVWRK; this is encoded by the exons ATGCCGTCCAATAAGAGTGTGTCTGATGCCGCCATCACTCAGTTCATCAACTGTAGGATCCTCAGAGATCACCGTCTggagag AGAGGACCTGTGGGTGCGTGATGGAAAGATCTTGAACCCAGAGAAGCTGTTCTTCGATGAACAAGGTTTCGCAGACCACAAAGTTGACTGTGGGAATAACATCATGGCCCCCGGATTCATAGACGTACAGATCAACG GTGGGTATGGCATTGACTTCTCACAGGCCACTGATGACATCACAAAGGGCGTGGCTAAGGTGGCCAAGAGGATTCTGGAACATGGCGTCACTTCCTTTTGCCCCACGCTGGTGACGTCTCCTCCGGACATTTATCACCAG gtgattCCTCAGCTGAAGGTGAAGGATGGAGGAGCAGATGGAGCTGGAGTGCTGG gtcttCATCTTGAGGGTCCGTTTATCAGTGAGGAGAAGAGAGGTGCTCACCTTCCTCGGTTTATCCGCCCTTTTTCAAAAGGGGGCGTGGCTGACCTCTTTGAGACCTATGGGCAGCTGGAGAATGTTGCCATGGTTACACTGGCGCCAGAGCTCCCTAATAGCAGGCCGGCAATCTGTGAGCTGGCACGAAGGGGCATTGCAGTGTCACTGG GTCACTCCATGGCTGATCTGTCTCAGGCTGAGGACGCTGTCCAGAACGGAGCCTCGTTCATCACACACCTGTTCAATGCCATGCTAcct ttCCATCACAGAGACCCGGGCATTGTGGGATTGCTGACAAGTGACTGTGTGCCTGCAGGTCGGATGGTGTATTATGGTATGATCGCTGAcggcatacacacacaccctgctgCACTGAGGATCGCACACAGAGCTCATCCTGCAG ggttgGTGTTGGTGACTGATGCAGTTCAAGCGATGGGGCTTCCTGCAGGCAGACACACACTGGGACAGCAAGAGATTCACATCCAGGGACTGCACGCTTACGtcgcag GAACTAAAACGCTGAGTGGAAGCATCGCCACCATGGACATGTGTGTGAGACACTTCAAACAGGCCTCTG GATGCACGGTGGAGGCAGCGTTGGAAGCTGCGTCTCTGCATCCGGCTCAGCTGCTGGGGGTCAGCCACAAGAAGGGGACACTGGAGTACGGTGCAGATgcag ATTTCGTTATTCTGGACGACTCACTCACAGTCCAGGAAACGTACATTGCCGGCGAGTTGGTCTGGAGGAAGTGA
- the amdhd2 gene encoding N-acetylglucosamine-6-phosphate deacetylase isoform X1, translating into MPSNKSVSDAAITQFINCRILRDHRLEREDLWVRDGKILNPEKLFFDEQGFADHKVDCGNNIMAPGFIDVQINGGYGIDFSQATDDITKGVAKVAKRILEHGVTSFCPTLVTSPPDIYHQVIPQLKVKDGGADGAGVLGLHLEGPFISEEKRGAHLPRFIRPFSKGGVADLFETYGQLENVAMVTLAPELPNSRPAICELARRGIAVSLGHSMADLSQAEDAVQNGASFITHLFNAMLPFHHRDPGIVGLLTSDCVPAGRMVYYGMIADGIHTHPAALRIAHRAHPAGLVLVTDAVQAMGLPAGRHTLGQQEIHIQGLHAYVAGLSLSHNVCLSIDLATLPSLRLTHAQATPPSLKLRFIPAGTKTLSGSIATMDMCVRHFKQASGCTVEAALEAASLHPAQLLGVSHKKGTLEYGADADFVILDDSLTVQETYIAGELVWRK; encoded by the exons ATGCCGTCCAATAAGAGTGTGTCTGATGCCGCCATCACTCAGTTCATCAACTGTAGGATCCTCAGAGATCACCGTCTggagag AGAGGACCTGTGGGTGCGTGATGGAAAGATCTTGAACCCAGAGAAGCTGTTCTTCGATGAACAAGGTTTCGCAGACCACAAAGTTGACTGTGGGAATAACATCATGGCCCCCGGATTCATAGACGTACAGATCAACG GTGGGTATGGCATTGACTTCTCACAGGCCACTGATGACATCACAAAGGGCGTGGCTAAGGTGGCCAAGAGGATTCTGGAACATGGCGTCACTTCCTTTTGCCCCACGCTGGTGACGTCTCCTCCGGACATTTATCACCAG gtgattCCTCAGCTGAAGGTGAAGGATGGAGGAGCAGATGGAGCTGGAGTGCTGG gtcttCATCTTGAGGGTCCGTTTATCAGTGAGGAGAAGAGAGGTGCTCACCTTCCTCGGTTTATCCGCCCTTTTTCAAAAGGGGGCGTGGCTGACCTCTTTGAGACCTATGGGCAGCTGGAGAATGTTGCCATGGTTACACTGGCGCCAGAGCTCCCTAATAGCAGGCCGGCAATCTGTGAGCTGGCACGAAGGGGCATTGCAGTGTCACTGG GTCACTCCATGGCTGATCTGTCTCAGGCTGAGGACGCTGTCCAGAACGGAGCCTCGTTCATCACACACCTGTTCAATGCCATGCTAcct ttCCATCACAGAGACCCGGGCATTGTGGGATTGCTGACAAGTGACTGTGTGCCTGCAGGTCGGATGGTGTATTATGGTATGATCGCTGAcggcatacacacacaccctgctgCACTGAGGATCGCACACAGAGCTCATCCTGCAG ggttgGTGTTGGTGACTGATGCAGTTCAAGCGATGGGGCTTCCTGCAGGCAGACACACACTGGGACAGCAAGAGATTCACATCCAGGGACTGCACGCTTACGtcgcaggtctctctctctctcacaatgtctgtctgtctatcgatCTAGCCACACTtccttcattgagactgacacatgcacaggccacgcctccttcactgaaactgagATTTATTCCTGCAGGAACTAAAACGCTGAGTGGAAGCATCGCCACCATGGACATGTGTGTGAGACACTTCAAACAGGCCTCTG GATGCACGGTGGAGGCAGCGTTGGAAGCTGCGTCTCTGCATCCGGCTCAGCTGCTGGGGGTCAGCCACAAGAAGGGGACACTGGAGTACGGTGCAGATgcag ATTTCGTTATTCTGGACGACTCACTCACAGTCCAGGAAACGTACATTGCCGGCGAGTTGGTCTGGAGGAAGTGA
- the jmjd8 gene encoding jmjC domain-containing protein 8 — MEFIVWNKVLIFLLFQFLELTLCSEQNNGGWGLDSSLADEGTCNIDVKDATTITHAQFLQEYAYTKPVILRGLTDNTKFQFLCSKASLLREYRDKTVRLSTANTHSYRKVDVRFEEFVTSLLTPQSEDTLGSDTLYFFGDNNFTEWRSLFEKYNVPPYSLPHTSPAYSFGIAGPGTGVPFHWHGPGYSEVIYGRKRWFLYPPDQAPEFHPNHTTLSWITHSYPDLEEHNTPLECTIRPGEVLYFPDRWWHATLNLDTSVFISTFLG, encoded by the exons ATGGAGTTCATTGTGTGGAATAAAGTTTTAATTTTCCTCTTGTTTCAGTTTCTGGAATTAACTCTGTGCTCTGAGCAGAACAACGGCGgctg gggacTAGACTCTAGTCTTGCTGATGAAGGGACCTGCAACATTGATGTCAAAGATGCTACAACAATCACACACGCACAGTTTCTACAGGA ATACGCCTACACTAAGCCTGTAATACTAAGAGGACTTACAGACAACACA AAATTCCAGTTCTTGTGTTCTAAGGCGAGTCTGCTGAGGGAGTACCGGGACAAAACAGTCCGCCTGAGCACAGCTAACACGCACTCCTACAGGaaag TGGATGTGAGGTTTGAAGAGTTCGTGACATCACTGTTGACCCCTCAGTCTGAAGACACCTTGGGCAGTG ataCTCTCTACTTCTTTGGTGATAATAACTTCACCGAATGGCGTTCTCTGTTTGAGAAATACAACGTACCACCTTACAGCCTGCCACACACCAGCCCAGCATACAGCTTCGGCATTGCAG GTCCAGGTACTGGTGTTCCCTTCCACTGGCATGGTCCGGGATACTCGGAAGTCATCTATggcagaaag cgttGGTTCCTGTATCCTCCTGATCAGGCCCCAGAGTTCCACCCCAATCACACCACACTGTCATGGATCACACACTCGTACCCAGATCTGGAGGAACACAACACACCGCTGGAATGTACCATCCGACCAGGAGAG gtgctGTACTTCCCAGATCGATGGTGGCATGCAACTCTGAATTTAGACACCAGTGTTTTCATCTCCACTTTCCTGGGTTGA